The Papaver somniferum cultivar HN1 chromosome 6, ASM357369v1, whole genome shotgun sequence genome segment TACTATCTAATCatggttttcttatttttatgcaatgaataacCTCACATTTGTAAGTGTAATTTCGCAGGGCTGACCCTCTACCGCTAATGTCCttacttagccactgcggtcatctgACAATATGGGGTTTTCAATGGTCACCACTGCGGTTATCAAGCATCAGCTTCTCAGGAAGTCACCGATCCCAAGATTAGTCAATACCAAGCATGCGTAACTATATATATTTCTCGCCAACTATGAAGCCAATTATGCTTAAAAGGTCTCGGTGCTAGGAAAatacaaaccattacctatattccatttgaCAAATCCTACATGCCGACTCGGGGTACTATAATACCACCAACTTAATttggagtcgtcctcggctcCGCAATATTTTCAATCCTAGACTCAGGCATTTTTTTTCTCACTCATGAGACCCTTTCCCAACACAATCCGTCAAGCATACTCTTTCACCCTTGACAGGTAACATGTGGTTGACTCTAATACCATTCGAAAGACCTGATCCTCTGCCAACactgtccccacttagtcactgcggttatccgaTGGTATGGGATTTTTCAACTGACATTGATGCGGTCATCCATCAACATTTTTCTAGGAGATAGCCCATCCCTAGATTACTCTCGCTCGAGAACGCATAAATACACCTGGTTTTTACCAACTTTGTATCAAATTATGTTAAAAATGCCACAATGTTACGAAAGGACAAGCCATTACCTATATTTCATTTGGTGAACTCTTCTTGCCAAATTGAATTACGTACATGATATATCTTGgaattttgaaaaactataaCTACATCGTATGTGAGTAAAATGTTGCCATTGGAAATGACTTAACATTTTATAATATAATAACTTAAGTGAATGAATTAACTTTTCATTATGTCAttgaaatagtaagaacataCAATACGATATGTATTGTTGAGCCAATACTGAGTTTAACTCTTTTCATACTATTCTTAAAGCGGAAAAAGGCAACAAGGATCTGAACATTGTTAATATCTACACAATTATTATTGAGACGAATGAGTTCAGGTGTTGTAATTTTGTTACAACTTACATAGTATAATGTTTTGGTTCCACTTGGTTATTGGAGTATATGGCGCGATAAACCACATATGCATAGCTAGGGATAGTCCCTCATGGAATAAACAGGAATACATGTGGAtcttaataagcttgggcatctccataCATAGCATCGAGGCCTTTTAATTAAAAACCCCACACCTCTTATCACAAGGTGGTCAAATGGGGTTCGGGGTTATGTGGTCAGGCCCTGAGTAGTGTCCGatggtccgtgaagatcctaacaattggtatcagagcccatgGTTGGGAATTCTTTCCAAACATAGAAAtggttgtggatgtcacccggtttagggcgcaagtggagtcagactcaaggtggagcaggcaaggcCCAAAATTGAATttgtgctcaaggtggagttagtgtctcacccattaactcaggtggagcagggtTCTAGATTGGCAAGGAAATTCTCAAGATTGaactggcgctcaaggtggagttagtgtatCACACATTAACTTTGAAGTGGAGCAGGATTCTAGATGGACAACGAAATTCTCAAGGTGGATTTAGTGCTTGCCTTCtcattaactcaaggtggagtaggATTTCAGGGTTCATAGTAACAATAATCATAATTGATAGGTAGCATATACAGAAGGTAATCATATGATGGAGTCGAATTGGACTGGTGAagtggtttaatctcgccaaggtgTATATTGGTGGAGTATGTGGAGTGATAAACTACGTATGTATATCtagggatagtcccacatggaagaaagagtagtacatgtggagcttaataagcttgggcatcccCTTACGTAGCACCGAgaccttttagattaaaaccgcTCACCTCTTATCCCAAGATGGTCAAGTAGGGACATCATCagtgctatgtggtcgggcccataATAGGTTCCTATGGTCCATGAAAATCCTAACATCGTTCACTAAAATAAGGAAGATGCAGAAAGGTAATACCATTCAAATGATCgataagatatctttgtaaactaaaaaatatatcaaatacTCCCTCTATCTTTTTTTATCTGTCCTAATTTCTATTTTCGTCTGTCTTTTTTACTGTCcgctctgtttatagacatattttttctttaaactatcaaatataccctttattttttataatcaaaaaatcatttttaatataaaattaattcAAAATCTTGAATATTATCACCACATATACctattcaatatatttgtattaatcatcattccttttttatataataaaaacatttatgattAGTTATAAAATTCCTGATAAAACTTCTACTTATTCCTACGTAGTTTTAGTTTTGGTAGTAACATAATATTAAATAGGATTAGTCAAGGGTTAGTCATGATATTTTAtaggattttcttaatattttgacaaagtcaattaGGACTGTTAATTAAAAACGGGGGgagtaatgtttttttttttgggataaaatatgtaaaaattaattCCGAAATAACTTCATGGCTGGCCTGAGACACAACTCGAAAAAGGAGAGGCATAGTATGAGAGAATGTAAAGGTGGAAAATGCTAGAAAGGATTTGTGGAGTGAAGAATAAAATATCTATCGAGTTTTCCTTTACTTTTGTAATGTTAAGAATGATAAACTTGATATTAATAAATATTTAATATTCATATGTCGGAAAATGCATAACTAACTATGCCCgtaccgttacggcacgggttaagcctAGTTATTGTTAAAGTATGACTTTTCTCAAAACATTTTCGACAAGGGTATAACTAGGAAAAAAATTACTGCTTCAAACTAGCCTAGTTCTCTTTATAGAAGAGAGAAATAAAACCCCACTTTTAGACCGTTGTGAAGGAAAAATATAtcaatcctgttaaaggggcggcGGATTCCATTGGAGAGGCAGCAGTGaataagacaaaaagggtcattacatgctAATTCGAAATGCCCcttataaaaaaatgaaaatgactaattaacccttacatagtttagtgttgataatcaaatttcacttatattaactctaaaacaaatcaaaatcagatttttagagtttaaaaaaaaaatagaggagaagaaaagaaaaacttttgtgatatttgtgaaaccttagattttgattcactcaaccaaaatgagtgattccagtgacaaatttgagatgggtgaatctctaaattagttcccattagctttttgtcgctcaaaattatctaaagtacgtaaaaaaatagaaacttttaaaatttcagaagaacttgcGATAGGAATTTAGCTCGTTGCCaaccgtaactctcagttacggttccaaaagtatcgaatatcaaccgtaactggttcaatttgcgGAAAACCCAACCGTAGTACCAGTTATGGTtggtagaatgacaacatatagcaaccgtaacaaattacggttggtaactaatgaatcgggATCAACCGTAACTAATCTACGGTTGGTAAGATaatttgagttacaagtcgtaactcaaatacggttgataacagtgatgcaattacaaaccgtaaaaaaaatatgaaacatccaggacaacttacggttcgtaacttaactaacgagaccaaccgtaagtaatttacggttgcaaaaaaaattcgtaactgaacattttatctcaaaatcaagaacttacggttggtatttgagttaaatgaaccgtaacatcaaccaaatctatagttatggttccaattggagttattaccaaccgtaactcacatgcaacacagaaatttcaatttcaattttgatccaaaacgCTAATTTTTGATataaaactaacttaaatcaaacacaataaactaaaccctaacctggtcttttcgaaatatagttttcaatcaacgattatcaatttttcaaatcgctgattaatcgaggacgatgaaatttcaattttaatggaggaggagaagagaagatgaaaaaaatcaaaaagattttttgatttttctgattctattaggttaaaaattggagagggtaatctagtcaatttacacctCCTATAAAACACCTCCTAACCAATAAGAGGGACATTGCTATCACACTTGTCGCCCTCTAATGAAACATGCGGGCGCTATGACATGGTTGAAATATATACTCCACAGTTATGCCACTGCTCAAATACAAAAGAGTAGATTTGTGTGAATTACAAAACCTATATCAAATATattcagaaaataaaataaacacaaTGATATGAAATTTAAGTTTCATGATGAACTGCAAATTTCTTTTCTTATTATTTCGGGATCAACTATCTAATATGTTGGTATCAGTTGAGATATCAGTTCCAATAATCCATCGCCAAAAAAATGTTAAGAATATTATTAGCAATCGATCGTATCAATACTAACGTAAGCCTATCAGAATTAAAGTGCATGAGTGACCTCTTGGGAGGTCTTTGAGTCGCGTTCACTACCATTTTtctcaacaaaaagaaaaaaaaaaggtgtcCATAACTCACCTGAACACAAAAAAATATCCAACTGTACAGCTCGTCATCCGTGATTCGTTTCAACTCAGCATCCAACTAACAAACACGGATCATCCTTCATTATATATATGCTAACATGCGTCATGACTCATGTGTAAACATTTCTTGAAATACAGTGTATAAGCGACTGAGTACGTTTCTTTCTTTATTCTATTTCTCTTTCTttagaaaacaaaattcaaagagagaaagaagaaaaaaaaatggagtcGAGAATTTTATCTTCGGGAACAAACCCATTTTCCAGTACTGATTTAATTCAATTAAGGAAACCCATTAGACGAACTATTACTAGTTCCATCATATCTACTAAGTCACCATTATCATCTGTTGGAGATGTTAGTGGTGGTGGAAATCTTAATTGGGGAAGACAACTTCGATCAACTTATTTACTTGTCGACAAATTTCATCCAATTTCATCAGCACCATCATCTAAAAGAgaatttgttataccaatttgtGCTACCAGCGATTCAGCCGGGTGAGGTCCGTTTTCCTCCGGTTTTCATCGGAACTGTATCTGATTTTGGAATAAAAAATCTGACACCTTTTTTGGTAATAATCAGGGAAGCTAAAGTTGGGCTTCTCGAAAAATATCCAGCTCTAGTTactggtttcttcttcttcatgtggTAAGCAGTGGTGTATCATAATAATACTTCGCTCTCTGCATATTTTGTCTTACTGAATTACCTTTGATGTATGATCATCAGGTATTTCTTGAATGTGATATTCAACATTCTCAACAAGAAGATTTACAACTATTTCCCTTACCCTTAGTGAGTATCggtcttcttcttcttggttTTCGACTGTTTGTCAATAATAATTCCTAATAATCCTACGCTCATGGCGTAATTTAGTGTAAGCTTATAGAGGATTAAGATACtgtgttcttttctttttgtttgggGTGCGCAGTTTCGTATCGGTTGTCCATTTGGCAGTGGGTGTCGTTTACTGTTTAATCAGCTGGGCTGTTGGTCTTCCTAAACGCGCTGTAAGTTGCTGACACGTGCATGTTTAATTTGTCTTAACTAACGTTCGTCAAGGTACTTATCAAATTTTGCAGTCCTAATCAGCACCGTCTAAGGTGtgataatttttcatttttcatttttatatgGAATCGTATAAATTAGATCGGATGAGATGATCTTATAGCCATTACTTTTGGTGGATAAAAAATAACATGGCTCGTTTGGTTATTGGCAGAAATCCCATGAGTAGGGTGCTTCAACCCTTTTATCTGTTGAAAAGACTAATTTGCCCTTGATCTATTTGATTTAAAATAGAGCAGTAACAAAGAGATGGTATGGAAGAGCTGGATTTCACTGTTCTAattcttctccttcttttatACTAGCCTATGGACGGTAACCAACTTAAGTTACTCATTCCTGTTGCTGCCTGCCATGCTCTTGGTCACGTGATGAGTAACGTCTCGTTTGCTGCAGTCGCAGTCTCGTTCACCCACACAATCAAAGGTACACTAAGCGATGTGGTTATATTTTGTTGCTGAAATGAATCGGAAGGGGTTTCACCCGGGATCGAAAATTGATGATTTAATGCCATTCATGTGTATTTATGCCCAAAAAAACAAACATTCCACTCCTTTTATCTTACAGACAAACACATTGTGCTTCGAATTCATGTCATGTCAAACATGTATTGATCAGTTGCCAGAGTGTGTTACATGTATGTTTATATGTCATGGAGAAAATAATGGTAACTATTATTACTCGCACACTGACTATTTTATGTCTGATATGGATTTGTTTCAGCTCTCGAACCCTTCTTCAATGCATCCGCTTCTCAATTCATACTTGGACAACCGATACCTGTTACCCTATGGCTATCCTTGGCTCCCGTTGTCCTTGGTAAGCTAATTttctctttcttgtttgtaatgtTGTACTATATAGCTAAGCAGATTATCCACATTGGGAAAGATAGCACAGTTGTATTACCAAACAAAATTGTATCTCCCATAAGTTGACTTGTTATCCATCTGTATGAAATGCAGGTGTGTCCATGGCATCACTAACTGAACTATCATTCAACTGGTTGGGTTTCATTAGTGCTATGATCTCAAACATCTCCTTTACCTACAGGAGTATCTACTCAAAGAAAGCCATGGTAATATTCTCTTTGTACTTGTCTGATTATCTTGTACAGCTTGAATCATACTTAAAAAACACCTTTCTTAACTTCTATGCTTTCTGCCgcagactgacatggacagtacCAATCTCTATGCCTATATTTCAATCATTTCCCTTTTTTTCTGTCTTCCACCGGCTATTCTCGTGAGTAAAATTCTTAATCTACTACCACATGTACACATTTAATTTTAACCAAATGGTGATGGAGCTATAGTTGATTAAATTGTACCCACAAATTATTATTTACAGATCGAGGGGCCAACCCTGTTGAAGTCTGGTTTCAGTGATGCAATTGCTAAAGTTGGTATGGTCAAGTTTGTTTCGGATCTCTTCTGGGTTGGAATGTTTTACCATCTTTACAATCAGGTAATCTTCTTTTCATTAGCTATTAAGCTATGCATTACTGTCACTTTTTAGAACCATGAATTTAAGTACTACTTCAACTATTATTCTGAAATGAACTAACATTTTTTCCATAAAAATTACATTAACATGTACATTCGGAAGATGTATTGCTTTCTAATTGAATGGTATGATGAAGCTTTCATGATAACCAGCACTAAATGTCTTCTCCTGGATTTTTCAGCTTGCAACCAACACCCTCGAGAGAGTGGCACCTCTTACACACGCAGTTGGCAATGTCTTGAAGCGTGTTTTTGTAATTGGTTTCTCAATTGTAATCTTCggtgagttgtaacttccttcctGCTTTAAGCCATCTATCCACTTCCTGTTGCTTATTGAATCTTTCACTCACTGCAACTTAACTAATGTAACTCTTCTCGTATAGGCAACAAGATTTCGACCCAAACAGGTATTGGAACAGGTATTGCAATTGCTGGTGTAGCTCTTTACTCATACATCAAAGCCAAGATTGAAGAAGAGAAGCGGGTGAGTTTCATTTATACGACACCCATCTCCTATAACAATTTCCAAACACTGAGGAAGACGGTTCCAAAAGATATCATCTATAGTAACCTAAGACGGAAAATTTGTCCGTTAAAACAGTAGTTTTCTCTCATTCTTCCTAACACAATTATCTTTCTCTGGTGTCAGCAAGCAAAGGCTGCCTAAGAGGAAGAGGACCAATGCTTAAGGGCGGAAAAACCAGTTCAAGTGTAAATGGCAGTTTCATCTAATTACCAATTCAGGCACCTATTGTATTCGCTCGCTAGattttttcctttctttattCCCATCTACGTCTCTACATTTTTCTGCTTTCTAGTTCCAATAATAGCTGATTCAACCATCAATCGTGAGGAAAAATAGAAACTCGGTATTTCCATTAAAACTTGATGTTGGAAGCTAGAAAACCACATTTATCTGATGGTATTAAAAATGTGGATTGCAGATCGTTTATTTCAAGGAAAACAAAGAATTTGCTTCGTGAATTATCATCATCCCTGCATCAGATTTTTAGTACTTCTAACTTTTAAAGTAGTGCACGTCTTATATCTCGCCCCAAGCGGAGTCAGAATTTTACTTCTTGCAGCGCCTTGGGTACCTGAAATGCTCTGGAATTGAGCCCAGGAATCAAATATTATTCTGAGTGGGCAGTGGCGGAGCCAGGTTTTTAGAAAGGGAGGGGaggctaaaaaaaaaaatcccgctAGAATATTGTTACTGTGAGCTAGTATGGTAGAGAATGGAAGAAAAAGTAGTTTTTGAAATACAAAACAAGTCTGCTACCATTTTATCGCAGAAAGTGCAGCCACCCTTGCTTCCATCATGGTTGTCGAAACAACCATTCCTTAAAAGCAACCTGCATTTCTAAGATAATAATGAACTCGTCAGTTGACAGACAAAAGTTTGATTTCAACTGATCTTTTGCGGCAAACCTTCATTACTATTCAGATAAAGTGAACATTATCAATACAAAAAAGTTTTCGTTGTATATAATATATGTAGTAGGCAGGTTGatacaaatatacaaaaaaaaaaaaacagatttacCAACAAAACCCATCACAGTGGGTAGATGGTGAACCAGACGTATATCGTTCTGAGTGGTTCGTGATTGGGATAGATCATTGCGGATTAGTACAATGATCTCATATCATCACGTAAATTGCAAAACGATCCACGTTGATTATTGCGGATTAGTGCAATAATCATTATCGATCGTTACAGATGGGAAACGATCGCCGCAGATTATTGCGGATTAGTGCAATAATCTCTACAGATCGTTAcatattttttttgcttttcttttcttttcatttctttaCAGTTCATATGGGGATAGATTTTGCAAGCTAGGGCGGTCAATCCCTTGCTGGCGGATCAGCTAGTCCCCAAAAATCGAAATACGACTGGTCGATCACCGTTGGTGGCCGGGTCGGATCAGCAGCTCGATGGATCAAGCCTGGGCGGCTGCTCCGAACTGGACAGCTACGATAGGGCGGGATGTACTTGGCAGGGGTGTCACCGGGGAAGTGGATTAGTACAGAGATTGAAAACGTGACAGAAAGCCGAACTATCGGCATCGAGAAGGTTCGAGCGAAGAGTGTTCTCCTTGGCAACAAGGGCGCTTAGGCGGTCTGGCCACGCCGGCGGGACATCTAATGTCTGCAGCACTCACGGTCTAAACGGTGCGATTAGCTCACGCCCAAAACCACCCAACCCGAACAAAGGGAACAAAAGGGTCATTTTCACTGGGTAGATGGTGGTCCGACACGTGACTGAGAATTGCGTTCAAGGGGTATCCAGGGGATTTCACAGAACGATATTAAGCAACTAAACACATGCTTAAGGGCGGAAAAATCCGTCCGATCCCAGAAAGTACTGCAAAGTGTACCTGCAGTCAATCAAGTTCCTCT includes the following:
- the LOC113287552 gene encoding triose phosphate/phosphate translocator, chloroplastic-like; its protein translation is MESRILSSGTNPFSSTDLIQLRKPIRRTITSSIISTKSPLSSVGDVSGGGNLNWGRQLRSTYLLVDKFHPISSAPSSKREFVIPICATSDSAGEAKVGLLEKYPALVTGFFFFMWYFLNVIFNILNKKIYNYFPYPYFVSVVHLAVGVVYCLISWAVGLPKRAPMDGNQLKLLIPVAACHALGHVMSNVSFAAVAVSFTHTIKALEPFFNASASQFILGQPIPVTLWLSLAPVVLGVSMASLTELSFNWLGFISAMISNISFTYRSIYSKKAMTDMDSTNLYAYISIISLFFCLPPAILIEGPTLLKSGFSDAIAKVGMVKFVSDLFWVGMFYHLYNQLATNTLERVAPLTHAVGNVLKRVFVIGFSIVIFGNKISTQTGIGTGIAIAGVALYSYIKAKIEEEKRQAKAA